In one Planctomycetia bacterium genomic region, the following are encoded:
- a CDS encoding sulfatase, whose translation MTARGGRELPASERRKVDPESQRRFARGEVELFELAADPGETKNLAADHSAMVTRLAASLDAWWRPALPGDRKAVSASPVAGSPAAASTPPRGPNFLVFLADDLGARDLGCTGSRGYFTPAIDGLAAAGMRFTRGYAACPVCSPTRAALVTGRHPARVGITNFIGGERRGRLLPAEYLRSLPEAELTVPELLQQAGYATGCFGKWHLGPPDQVRRHGFDTVGSIAVAPGSGPANDPMHARAIATQAASFIESQAGRPWFCYVPMHSTHVPLKARAELVAAEAQRLAALSPHEGPREVPEGDRTARAVQDLPVYAAMVRELDETVATVLAALERTGAGRDTLVVFTSDNGGLSTAEGSPTSNLPLRAGKGYLYEGGIRVPLLVRWPGVIAPGSTCDVPVTTLDIAATLLDVGGCTLPPGHVLDGTSLRPLLAASGGLPPRDLVWHYPHYPNQGGRPAGALIAGDGPASGTEKIVEHFEDGRVELFDLAADPGERHDLAHERPERASALQMRLAAWREQVAAKMPTPNPRPVEPYGPEGLPLKK comes from the coding sequence GTGACGGCCCGCGGCGGGCGCGAATTGCCCGCGTCGGAGCGCCGCAAGGTCGATCCCGAGTCGCAGCGGCGGTTCGCGCGGGGCGAGGTTGAGTTGTTCGAACTGGCCGCCGATCCGGGCGAGACGAAGAACCTGGCGGCGGACCATTCCGCCATGGTCACGCGGTTGGCGGCGAGCCTCGATGCCTGGTGGCGGCCCGCGCTGCCGGGCGATAGGAAAGCCGTCTCGGCTTCGCCGGTGGCCGGATCTCCCGCCGCCGCTTCCACGCCGCCGCGCGGGCCGAACTTCCTCGTGTTCCTCGCCGACGATCTCGGGGCTCGCGACCTTGGTTGTACGGGCAGTCGCGGCTACTTCACGCCGGCCATCGACGGCCTGGCCGCGGCAGGGATGCGGTTCACGCGGGGCTATGCGGCCTGCCCGGTCTGCTCGCCGACGCGGGCGGCGCTCGTCACCGGCCGGCATCCGGCCCGCGTGGGGATCACGAACTTCATCGGCGGCGAGCGCCGCGGCCGGCTCTTGCCGGCGGAGTACCTCCGCTCCCTTCCCGAGGCGGAACTGACGGTTCCGGAACTCCTCCAGCAGGCCGGCTATGCCACGGGCTGCTTCGGGAAGTGGCATCTCGGGCCGCCGGATCAGGTCCGCCGGCACGGGTTCGACACCGTCGGCTCGATCGCCGTGGCCCCCGGCAGCGGTCCCGCGAACGATCCGATGCACGCCCGGGCAATCGCCACGCAGGCGGCGTCTTTCATCGAGAGCCAGGCCGGGCGGCCGTGGTTCTGCTACGTGCCGATGCACTCCACGCACGTGCCCTTGAAGGCCCGGGCGGAACTCGTCGCGGCCGAAGCCCAGCGGCTCGCGGCTCTGTCGCCGCACGAGGGTCCGCGGGAGGTGCCCGAAGGGGATCGCACGGCCCGCGCGGTGCAAGATCTGCCCGTCTACGCGGCGATGGTCCGCGAGCTGGACGAGACCGTGGCGACGGTGCTCGCTGCGCTCGAGCGGACGGGCGCGGGGCGGGACACGCTCGTCGTCTTCACGAGCGACAACGGCGGCCTGTCCACGGCCGAGGGTTCGCCGACGTCGAATCTGCCGCTGCGGGCCGGCAAGGGCTATCTCTACGAAGGGGGCATCCGCGTACCGCTGCTCGTCCGCTGGCCGGGCGTCATCGCCCCTGGCTCGACCTGCGACGTGCCGGTGACGACGCTCGACATCGCCGCCACGCTCCTCGACGTCGGCGGCTGCACGCTCCCGCCCGGCCACGTGCTCGACGGCACGAGCCTGCGGCCCCTGCTGGCGGCATCGGGCGGGCTGCCGCCGCGCGACCTCGTCTGGCACTACCCGCACTATCCGAACCAGGGTGGCCGGCCCGCCGGTGCGCTTATCGCCGGCGACGGCCCTGCCAGCGGCACGGAAAAGATCGTCGAGCACTTCGAGGATGGTCGCGTGGAACTGTTCGACCTCGCCGCGGATCCGGGGGAGCGACACGATCTGGCGCACGAGCGGCCGGAGCGGGCCAGCGCGCTTCAGATGCGGCTCGCGGCCTGGCGGGAGCAGGTGGCTGCGAAGATGCCCACGCCGAACCCGCGGCCGGTCGAGCCCTACGGCCCCGAGGGCCTGCCGCTGAAGAAGTGA
- the pspF gene encoding phage shock protein operon transcriptional activator, whose amino-acid sequence MHEALGQSEVFLDFTERLSRVAKVDRPVLLIGERGSGKELAAAKLHYLSRRWEAPLVALNCSALSPALIEAELFGHERGAFTGALAERAGRFEAADGGTLLLDEIGLIPIEAQEKILRAVEYGTFERVGSSKPTRVDVRIIGATNADLPALAREGRFKEDLLDRLSFEVVHVPPLRERGDDVLLLARHFAAAMAGELDLHPPPEFSREAREALLSHPWPGNIRELKNVVERAVYRAEGDTVHEIVFDPFARSAGAVPSVGNPRTGAPRLTLESGGQPAPDLAMTDPTVAAATLPEAVARLEIDFLRRALAESRHHQRRAAQRLGLTYHQFRGLYRKHARALAE is encoded by the coding sequence ATGCATGAAGCCCTGGGCCAATCCGAGGTTTTCCTCGACTTCACGGAGCGGCTCTCCAGAGTCGCGAAGGTGGATCGGCCCGTGCTCCTCATCGGCGAGCGCGGCAGCGGCAAGGAACTGGCGGCCGCCAAGTTGCATTACCTCTCCCGCCGTTGGGAGGCGCCGCTCGTGGCCCTCAACTGCTCGGCCCTCTCGCCGGCCCTGATCGAGGCCGAGCTCTTCGGTCACGAGCGCGGGGCTTTCACCGGGGCCCTCGCGGAGCGGGCCGGTCGGTTCGAGGCGGCCGACGGCGGCACGCTCCTCCTCGACGAGATCGGGCTGATCCCGATCGAGGCCCAAGAAAAAATCCTCCGGGCCGTCGAGTACGGAACGTTCGAGCGGGTCGGCAGCTCGAAGCCCACGCGGGTCGACGTGCGGATCATCGGCGCGACCAACGCCGACCTGCCGGCGCTGGCCCGGGAGGGCCGGTTCAAGGAAGACCTGCTCGATCGGCTCTCGTTCGAGGTCGTGCATGTGCCGCCCCTGCGGGAACGGGGCGACGACGTGCTCCTGCTGGCCCGCCACTTCGCTGCGGCGATGGCAGGGGAATTGGACCTGCACCCGCCCCCAGAGTTCAGCCGAGAGGCGCGGGAGGCACTGCTCTCGCATCCGTGGCCGGGCAACATCCGCGAGCTCAAGAACGTGGTCGAGCGGGCCGTGTATCGGGCCGAGGGCGACACCGTGCACGAGATCGTCTTCGATCCCTTCGCGCGGTCGGCAGGGGCCGTCCCGTCAGTCGGCAACCCACGGACCGGTGCGCCGCGGCTCACGCTGGAGTCCGGCGGCCAACCGGCTCCCGACTTGGCGATGACCGATCCCACGGTCGCGGCGGCCACGCTCCCGGAGGCGGTGGCACGGCTGGAGATCGATTTCCTCCGCCGGGCGCTCGCCGAATCGCGGCATCATCAGCGGCGGGCCGCCCAGCGGCTCGGGCTCACCTACCACCAGTTCCGCGGGCTGTATCGCAAGCACGCGCGGGCCTTGGCGGAATGA
- the pspA gene encoding phage shock protein A, protein MGVFTRLKDIVNSNLNAMLDAAEDPEKLIRLMAQEMEDTLVEVKANCAGAIAARKKAERAAASAEAAVGEWAERARLAIDKGREELAREALREKKRFAEQAEAFKQEVAACEEIVAQYKQDIAAVEEKLNAAREKHRLLAQRHTRARNHKQAQTTLRRAGSLEALARFDKLENRIERMEAEASLVNYAASASLVEQLEALRGEDQIEKELEELKRRQRRD, encoded by the coding sequence ATGGGCGTCTTCACCCGTCTGAAGGACATCGTCAACTCGAACCTCAACGCCATGCTCGACGCGGCGGAGGATCCCGAGAAGCTCATCCGCCTCATGGCCCAGGAGATGGAGGACACGCTCGTCGAGGTGAAGGCCAACTGCGCCGGCGCGATCGCCGCCCGCAAGAAGGCCGAGCGGGCCGCGGCCTCCGCGGAGGCCGCCGTGGGCGAGTGGGCGGAGCGGGCCCGGCTGGCGATCGACAAGGGCCGCGAGGAGCTCGCCCGCGAGGCGCTCCGCGAGAAGAAGCGGTTCGCCGAGCAGGCCGAAGCCTTCAAGCAGGAGGTGGCCGCCTGCGAGGAGATCGTGGCCCAATACAAGCAGGACATCGCCGCGGTCGAGGAGAAGCTCAACGCCGCCCGCGAGAAGCATCGCCTCCTCGCCCAGCGGCACACCCGGGCCCGCAACCACAAGCAAGCCCAGACGACGCTTCGCCGCGCCGGAAGCCTCGAGGCACTGGCCCGCTTCGACAAGCTGGAGAACAGGATCGAGCGGATGGAGGCCGAGGCGAGCCTCGTCAACTACGCGGCCAGCGCGTCGCTCGTCGAGCAGCTCGAGGCCCTGCGGGGCGAGGATCAGATCGAGAAGGAGCTCGAGGAGTTGAAGCGGCGGCAGCGTCGCGACTGA